TAGAGCTTGTAAATTGTAAACATTCATGAAATTCAACCCCAGAAAAAAGAAGAGTTGATTAGAGAAAGACTGGGAATAAGAAGACGACAATTAAGCTGCATCGACAATCTTACCATAAAGAGCACTAGAAATGACAATCTTACCATAGAGTGCCAGTGCTCCTTTTATAAAAATGGCTACTGGCTAGTATTGGCGGCGGCGGAGATACCTGAAATCCTGTCGGAGGTGACGGTGGTTGCCTTAAATTGATTTGACTCGTGCTGTTAACTGAATCATCATATGGTGAATCATAAGACTCCTGTGTGCTACTTGGTGAATTTGATGGTGCTGGGGAGCAATCTTCTAAATCACATACAGTGTCACTTTCCATTATATTTTTCAAGGCATACACCACCTGCAAAATTATTGAACACAAAAAATGTTGTTTTGCTTTAGCAGGACTAGTTGATTGGTGCTAGAAGGCCAATGACATCTATGTTGCACGGGAACACAATGCTGCAATGGCAAACGCTGAAACTGCTAACTTTCAAATGAGAAATAACGGAACACCGTCTCTTACCACAATATGTTATAACTAtaatgttttgaaatttcaaaagcCCCGTTGGAAATGGAAACAAAGCAGCTTTTTAGAGGACTCGataagttttcgtgcaacataaaAGCTGGGTGCTTGCTAGTCGATTTTTTTTATAGGAGAATATTGATGGTGCTAAAGTGGAATTTAGAAGATTTAGTTACCTTGACCATGGTTAATCTCTTATGAGGATCCCGGCTGAGACATTTTTCTGCAACGCGAACCATCCAAAAAAGCTGATGAACATCATGGGAGTCCAAGATCCTAGGGTCAATAAGATCAGGATAATTCCTTTCTTTTAACAGTGGCCTTGCCTGTAAGCAAAAACAACGAGATCAAATCAAAATCTTCTGAACAgcacaaaaatatcaaatatgtatatctTCTTGCAGGTATTACCCATCCGACAAGACTTTTTCCTCCAAGCATCTTGTCTGTAGTCTTAAGTCCAGTTATCATCTGCAATAGCAAAACGCCAAAAGAATAAACGTCTGTTTTAGTCGACACTTTCCCACATTCTGCGTATTCAGGTGCCAAGTATCCCAGAGTTCCAACAACTCTTGTCTCCCAGGAATGATCTGAACCATCATGCTGAGTTCTTGCAAGTCCAAAATCTCCAAGCTGATAAGGATCACAGAATTACAAACTTTGTATTATATAGTGGCAGTATATGAACATAAAACACATGCGCGAGCCAATGTAGCACAAAAACGGAAAAAACCAAACCAGGAAACgatgaaaaacaattaaaaataggttataaatagAGTTTCCAGAGTCTTCAGAAGGCTGAAGCCTAAGACTAGAGAAGTTTCGTGACAATATAGGTGCGAGTTATTACCAGTGCTTCATGATCATGGGTTATAAGGATGTTGTTTGGCCTCATATCTCTGTGAATAATGCTGTTTTCATGTAGATACTGCAGGCCTTTCGCAGCTCCTAAGGCAATTTTCATCCTTTTTTCCCAACTGAGCGGCCTACGGGAGTGTTCTGCATCATTTTGTCAAATAGAACTCTTTGATTAGGCTTGTAATTGATATATGATGTTTCTTGAAGGAAATGTAGACTGTGTAACTCAGAAATGGAAACATTGAAAAGGAAAATGTCGAAATCGAAATAGCGAAACTATTGTTTTTAGAAGAATAGGTTAAAAATATAGAGTTTCAAGATTCAAAAGATCCTGTGAAAACGGAAATGAAACGCCAAAACTTAGGAATCGAGAAGTTTCTGTGCAAAATAGTACAGATTCAATTTCTGGGAAATTGTATACTTACTTGACAGATGTTGGTCTAGTGAACCATTGCAGACATACTCATAAACAAGCAATCTGTGACTTCCTTCAGAACAAGATCCCAACAGCATCACCAGATTCTTATTTCTAGCTTTGCTAAGTACATTAACTTCAGATTTGAATTCCTTCTCTCCTTGGAAACTTGCACTTTTGTGTTGCTTTACAGCAATTTTCAGCCCACCAATCTCTCCTCTATAGACAGAACCGAAACCGCCTTCGGATAAGAAATTCTTGGGAGAAAATCCCTCAGTAGCAGCATGAAGCTCTGCATAAGTGAAATCTCGTTTCCATCCAATCCTCGGACGCCTGTTCTTACAGATCGAGCATATTGAATTGTTGAACATCTCATCTGTTGAACCACTTCCCATCCAATCATTACTGTTTCTGTTCTGCTTTAATTGTTCATTTGGACTTTCTGTCCGAACCTCCTTTTGACTGCCTACATGTCCCTCAGGATTTGAAACTGGGGATTGTTCTTCCGCAGTTTCTCGTTCCGTGTTGGTGTACTCTTCCTCTTGATAATTAAATGGGGATTGCTTTGCCTCAGCTAAACTTGAACCCGAAGCTTCAAGATTCCACAGATTTGAAGCTGATGAAGAAGCTGTCATCACTTGATCACTTGATAAAGATTTTGACAATGAAGTCGACTTGCTATAGCTTTGGCCGGAAATCTCTTCACCATTATCAACCAGTATTTGTTTGCCTGTCGCGACACCTGAGTCAAGGTTACAGATTTATGCTTGCATTCTTGTCATGTATAGAACTAAGCATTAGTCTATCAGCTATGTTGCACTGAAACGGAAAATGCTGAAACTAGAATATAGCAAAACAACATTTTTTTACGAGAATAAGTTATATATACAAAGTTTTGGACTTTCAGAAATGTTTTTAGAAATGAAAACGGTTTCTTATCCTGAGAAGTAGGAATCAGTATGCTTACTCTGGGACGAGTCTCTGGTCCTGGGGCTTCCCGGTATCATTTCATCGTATCTAACAACACTTTTGGTCTGAAGGCTTTTCTCTGGGGGTGATATTATGATCACTCTGGCTTTTGCACCTCTCAACGTTTCAACAGTGTTGTCGCGCTTTATCCTCGATACTCCGCATTGCAGCTTATCCAAGAAGTATTTCTTGTCTCTCTTCATGTGCCTGCAGAATATGCAGTACACATTATTAGGTTCCTGTTCTTTCTGTAATTCTCAGAACAATAATACAGGTTCTGAAAAAAGCTTCAGTTTTTGCTATGCACGAACTGATTCAGCACTGTAAACTCAGCTTGAATCATATGCAGTAGAATCTcattaaagcaaaacatttctATAAGATCAGAAGATTGAAATTTTTCTGACAAACCTGTCAAGTACTACCCAAGTTGCGCTTAAACTTTTCGCAGCTTTTACAGCCACAACCTTTGGAATAGCTCCGGCTCGTACATCTACTTGGAACTTAATCTGATAAGTTTATAGCACAAAATAAGTCACATCAGAAAGGGAAAACGCTGAAACGGAAAATGGAATAGTTGTATTTTTGTACAGAGATAGG
This window of the Mercurialis annua linkage group LG5, ddMerAnnu1.2, whole genome shotgun sequence genome carries:
- the LOC126681263 gene encoding probable serine/threonine-protein kinase PBL5: MAEENQAQRVVVIQDASRDVSPSAIRWILENLSFKPGDVLILFGILHQVNNPSTLSFMGAGKLMGYKVKVDSSSMFGVNPKYIAEEVARKKEEYATNVEIKKIAEHCEVEQIKFQVDVRAGAIPKVVAVKAAKSLSATWVVLDRHMKRDKKYFLDKLQCGVSRIKRDNTVETLRGAKARVIIISPPEKSLQTKSVVRYDEMIPGSPRTRDSSQSVATGKQILVDNGEEISGQSYSKSTSLSKSLSSDQVMTASSSASNLWNLEASGSSLAEAKQSPFNYQEEEYTNTERETAEEQSPVSNPEGHVGSQKEVRTESPNEQLKQNRNSNDWMGSGSTDEMFNNSICSICKNRRPRIGWKRDFTYAELHAATEGFSPKNFLSEGGFGSVYRGEIGGLKIAVKQHKSASFQGEKEFKSEVNVLSKARNKNLVMLLGSCSEGSHRLLVYEYVCNGSLDQHLSKHSRRPLSWEKRMKIALGAAKGLQYLHENSIIHRDMRPNNILITHDHEALLGDFGLARTQHDGSDHSWETRVVGTLGYLAPEYAECGKVSTKTDVYSFGVLLLQMITGLKTTDKMLGGKSLVGWARPLLKERNYPDLIDPRILDSHDVHQLFWMVRVAEKCLSRDPHKRLTMVKVVYALKNIMESDTVCDLEDCSPAPSNSPSSTQESYDSPYDDSVNSTSQINLRQPPSPPTGFQVSPPPPILASSHFYKRSTGTLW